The Pungitius pungitius chromosome 10, fPunPun2.1, whole genome shotgun sequence genome has a window encoding:
- the LOC119228313 gene encoding homeobox protein engrailed-1-B-like, with the protein MEEQQNTTDGSEGESVSRSPSLPSPPIRPLQVAQLAHRTTNFFIDNILRPDFGCKKEHGLCHRERAQTSDREQVHPAVSRPSLPGTPCQDSNCSSDSTSSSTSSASLASPKQSNGCVGRTVSTENSGMKAEDRTSGGAGGENTSSSLVVLNGTGASTPESQPLLWPAWVYCTRYSDRPSSGPRTRKLKKSKSGKEDKRPRTAFTAEQLQRLKTEFQVNRYITEQRRQALAQELNLNESQIKIWFQNKRAKIKKASGFKNGLALQLMAQGLYNHSTTTIQEDKEEDSD; encoded by the exons atggaggagcagcagaacacCACAGACGGcagcgagggagagagtgtTTCACGGTCTCCCAGCCTGCCTTCGCCTCCCATACGGCCTCTGCAGGTCGCCCAGCTGGCCCACAGAACCACCAACTTTTTCATCGACAACATTTTACGGCCTGACTTTGGCTGCAAGAAGGAGCACGGCCTGTGTCATCGGGAGAGGGCGCAGACATCAGACCGGGAACAGGTACACCCGGCGGTCAGCAGGCCGAGCCTTCCCGGGACGCCGTGCCAGGACTCTAATTGCAGCAGTGACAGCACTtcgtcctccacctcttccGCCTCTTTGGCGAGTCCCAAACAGAGTAACGGCTGCGTTGGAAGAACCGTCTCCACAGAGAACAGCGGCATGAAAGCCGAGGATAGAACTAGCGGCGGGGCCGGGGGAGAGAACACGTCCTCGTCGCTTGTGGTGCTGAACGGAACCGGGGCGTCCACACCGGAGAGCCAGCCCTTGCTCTGGCCTGCTTGGGTGTACTGCACCCGATACTCGGACAGGCCTTCATCTG GCCCAAGGACACGGAAActgaaaaagtcaaaaagcGGCAAAGAGGACAAGAGGCCGCGTACGGCCTTCACGGCCGAGCAGCTGCAGAGACTAAAGACGGAGTTCCAGGTGAACCGCTACATCACGGAGCAGCGGCGCCAGGCTCTGGCCCAGGAGCTCAACCTCAACGAGTCCCAGATCAAAATCTGGTTCCAGAACAAGAGGGCCAAGATCAAAAAGGCCAGCGGATTCAAGAATGGTCTGGCGCTGCAGTTGATGGCGCAGGGACTATACAACCattccaccaccaccatccaggaggacaaggaggaggacagcgacTGA